In Leptospira brenneri, the following are encoded in one genomic region:
- a CDS encoding protein meaA — MSAEKKEYLLVDENGQGKPDKPWIFRTYAGHTNAKASNELYRKNLSKGQTGLSIAFDLPTQCGYSSDHEVSRPEIGKVGVPINSLEDFRILFDQIPIEEMNTSMTINGTSMWLLSLYVALAEERGVPLEKLNGTTQNDLIKEYLARGTYIYPPKDSMKIIVDMYEYCLHKIPKWNPSNICSYHLQEAGATPVQELSFALATAIAVLDAIKERNCFTEEEFEQCVGRISFFVNAGIRFVEEMCKMRAFTEMWQEITTERYKVKTAKYRVFRYGVQVNSLGLTEEQPENNAWRILIESLGVTLSRNARCRALQLPAWNEALSLPRPWDQQWSLRLQQVLAYETDLLEYPDIFEGSKVIESKVKALKEEAKLEIQKIIDMGGALVAIENGYMKSQLVKSQTERLSKINSNELVIVGKNKWTDGIKSPLMTDSDGGIFKVDPKSAEQTLNVLGEAKARRNAELAKKSLDELKQAAKDGKNLMPFSVACAKALVTTGEWADALREVYGEYNPPTGVDGQKLFLSDDKVSTVRSKVEAFTKTNGHRPKIVVGKPGLDGHSNGAEMIAVSAKHSGFDVIYSGIRLSPEEIVQSAVEENANVIGLSILSGSHKEIVKQLFDELTHYKAKIPVVIGGIIPESDFEELKAMGIREIFTPKDYDLMSIMEKIIDIVSKEPALVS; from the coding sequence ATGTCCGCCGAAAAAAAAGAATACCTTCTCGTAGACGAGAATGGACAGGGAAAACCTGACAAACCATGGATTTTTAGGACCTATGCAGGGCATACCAATGCAAAAGCCTCCAATGAGTTGTACAGAAAGAACCTTTCCAAAGGCCAAACAGGGCTTTCCATTGCATTTGATCTCCCCACTCAGTGTGGTTATAGTTCTGACCACGAAGTCTCACGTCCAGAAATCGGGAAAGTGGGTGTTCCCATCAACTCGCTTGAAGACTTCCGCATTTTATTCGACCAAATCCCGATAGAAGAGATGAACACTTCCATGACCATCAATGGTACTTCCATGTGGTTACTTTCACTATATGTGGCACTGGCAGAGGAACGTGGTGTTCCACTAGAAAAACTCAATGGGACCACTCAAAATGACCTGATCAAAGAATATTTGGCACGGGGGACTTACATTTATCCACCAAAGGATTCCATGAAAATCATCGTGGATATGTATGAATATTGTTTGCATAAAATTCCGAAATGGAACCCATCTAACATTTGTTCTTACCACTTACAAGAAGCAGGTGCTACTCCTGTACAAGAACTTTCTTTCGCACTCGCAACAGCAATCGCCGTATTAGATGCCATTAAAGAAAGAAACTGTTTTACGGAAGAAGAATTTGAACAGTGTGTGGGCAGGATTTCTTTCTTTGTCAACGCAGGGATTCGTTTCGTGGAAGAGATGTGCAAGATGCGAGCCTTCACAGAAATGTGGCAAGAAATCACTACAGAACGTTACAAAGTTAAAACTGCAAAGTATCGAGTGTTCCGTTACGGAGTTCAAGTAAACTCACTTGGACTTACAGAAGAACAACCAGAGAACAACGCTTGGAGGATTCTTATTGAATCTCTTGGTGTGACTCTTTCACGTAATGCAAGATGTCGTGCCCTCCAACTCCCTGCTTGGAACGAAGCACTTTCTCTCCCAAGACCTTGGGACCAACAATGGTCACTCCGATTACAACAAGTCCTTGCTTATGAAACAGATTTACTCGAATACCCAGACATCTTCGAAGGATCTAAAGTCATTGAATCAAAAGTAAAAGCTCTCAAAGAAGAAGCTAAACTTGAAATTCAAAAGATCATCGATATGGGTGGAGCTCTCGTTGCCATTGAAAATGGTTATATGAAATCTCAACTTGTGAAATCACAAACAGAGAGACTTTCTAAAATCAATTCCAATGAACTTGTGATTGTTGGTAAAAACAAATGGACTGACGGGATCAAGTCGCCGCTTATGACTGACTCGGATGGCGGAATTTTTAAAGTAGATCCAAAATCCGCAGAACAAACATTAAATGTTCTCGGAGAAGCAAAAGCTCGTCGTAATGCAGAACTTGCCAAAAAATCATTAGATGAATTAAAACAAGCTGCCAAAGACGGCAAAAACTTAATGCCATTCTCCGTTGCTTGTGCGAAAGCTCTTGTAACCACAGGAGAATGGGCCGATGCTCTTCGCGAGGTGTATGGAGAATACAATCCACCAACCGGTGTTGACGGACAAAAACTCTTTTTATCAGACGATAAAGTTTCTACTGTTCGATCGAAAGTCGAAGCCTTTACAAAGACAAACGGTCATAGACCAAAAATCGTTGTGGGGAAACCGGGACTCGATGGCCATTCGAATGGGGCTGAGATGATTGCGGTTTCTGCAAAACACAGTGGTTTTGATGTGATTTATTCTGGGATCCGGCTTTCTCCAGAAGAAATCGTACAGTCTGCCGTTGAAGAAAATGCCAATGTGATTGGACTCTCAATACTATCTGGTTCCCATAAGGAAATCGTAAAACAGTTGTTTGATGAGCTTACTCACTACAAGGCTAAAATTCCAGTTGTGATTGGCGGGATCATTCCTGAATCCGATTTTGAGGAACTAAAAGCAATGGGAATTCGAGAAATCTTCACACCCAAAGATTATGATTTGATGTCGATTATGGAAAAAATCATCGATATCGTCTCTAAAGAACCGGCTCTCGTTTCATAA